A genomic segment from Tuwongella immobilis encodes:
- a CDS encoding CTP synthase: MAKHIFVTGGVVSSLGKGLTCASIGMLLERRGIRVRLQKFDPYINVDPGTMSPYQHGEVYVLDDGTETDLDLGHYERFTNAPLTKDCNFTTGKIYLSVIEKERRGDYRGRTVQVIPHVTNEIKQAILKLATPDVDVVITEIGGTVGDIEGAPFLEAIRQFALDVGKHNCMYIHLTLVPYLKAARESKTKPTQHSVGELRKIGIQPDVLICRTERELAPGDAEKIAQFCNVEYRAVIEERDKEFSIYEVPLSLVNNKLDELVVEKFHLDAKPLVIDDWKDMLERIRKPAHDVTIAVVGKYVRHHDAYKSIYESLDHAGIDRHCRVRIVKIEAETIEREGAEKALSNVDGVLVPGGFDERGIPGKIAAIRHAREHGIPFFGICLGLQCAVVEFARHVAQLDGANSTEFDKNTPHPVVAMLDEQRNVTMLGGTMRLGAYECVLTPGSRAHTAFGQDRISERHRHRYEVNNAYRERLIAAGMAITGTSPDGKLVEVIEVPNHPWFVAVQSHPEFKSKPTAAHPLFRDFIAAAIIHSESGKRSETPRSRTAVSAS, translated from the coding sequence ATGGCCAAGCACATTTTTGTCACGGGTGGGGTGGTGAGTTCGCTGGGGAAAGGGCTCACCTGTGCATCCATCGGAATGCTGTTAGAACGCCGTGGCATCCGCGTCCGCTTGCAAAAGTTCGATCCGTACATCAATGTCGATCCCGGCACGATGAGCCCCTACCAGCACGGCGAAGTGTATGTGCTGGATGATGGCACCGAGACGGATCTCGATCTCGGACACTACGAGCGATTCACCAACGCCCCGCTGACCAAAGATTGCAACTTTACCACGGGCAAAATCTACCTTTCCGTCATCGAAAAGGAACGTCGGGGCGACTATCGCGGACGCACCGTTCAGGTCATTCCGCACGTCACCAACGAAATCAAGCAGGCGATTCTCAAACTGGCCACCCCGGATGTCGATGTCGTCATCACCGAAATCGGTGGCACGGTCGGCGACATTGAAGGGGCACCGTTTCTGGAAGCGATTCGCCAATTTGCGCTGGATGTCGGCAAGCACAATTGCATGTACATTCACCTGACGTTGGTGCCATACCTGAAAGCCGCCCGCGAATCGAAGACCAAGCCGACCCAACATTCCGTGGGCGAATTGCGAAAAATCGGCATCCAACCCGATGTCTTGATCTGTCGCACCGAGCGCGAGTTGGCCCCAGGCGACGCCGAGAAGATCGCACAATTCTGCAACGTGGAATATCGGGCCGTCATCGAAGAACGCGACAAAGAATTCAGCATCTATGAAGTGCCGTTGAGCCTAGTCAACAACAAGCTGGATGAATTGGTGGTGGAGAAATTCCATCTCGATGCCAAACCGCTGGTCATCGACGATTGGAAAGACATGCTCGAACGCATTCGCAAGCCTGCACACGATGTCACGATTGCCGTGGTGGGCAAATACGTCCGCCATCATGATGCGTATAAATCGATCTACGAATCACTCGACCATGCGGGGATTGATCGCCATTGTCGCGTGCGGATTGTGAAAATCGAGGCGGAAACCATCGAACGCGAAGGTGCAGAAAAAGCCCTCAGCAACGTCGATGGGGTGCTCGTGCCCGGCGGCTTCGACGAACGTGGCATTCCGGGGAAAATCGCCGCCATCCGCCACGCTCGGGAACATGGGATTCCGTTCTTCGGAATCTGCCTGGGGCTGCAATGCGCGGTCGTCGAATTCGCTCGCCACGTCGCCCAATTGGATGGCGCCAACTCCACCGAATTCGACAAGAACACGCCGCACCCGGTGGTGGCGATGCTCGACGAGCAGCGCAATGTCACCATGTTGGGTGGCACGATGCGCTTGGGGGCGTATGAATGTGTGCTGACGCCCGGCAGTCGGGCACACACCGCATTTGGCCAGGACCGCATTTCCGAACGCCACCGTCACCGCTATGAAGTCAACAACGCCTACCGCGAGCGACTGATCGCTGCTGGCATGGCGATCACCGGCACCAGCCCCGATGGCAAGTTGGTGGAAGTGATCGAAGTCCCGAATCACCCGTGGTTTGTGGCGGTGCAATCGCACCCGGAATTCAAATCGAAACCGACTGCCGCCCACCCGTTATTCCGCGATTTCATCGCCGCCGCGATCATCCATAGCGAGTCCGGCAAACGCAGCGAAACGCCCCGATCGCGCACCGCCGTCTCCGCCAGCTAA
- a CDS encoding protein kinase domain-containing protein gives MRSHSVSNSTGETPFDESVVDTSAVQLEGAWRNFFAMRTTSPTDESAPTSPPIGESAIPDWREYLRGSGETRRQCGIRLACIDLERRWQLRQDWLVEQYFASEREWATDPEAITRLIHAEVAAKRARNLHCEVADYAARFPQLPIDQLHDAIESTDAPLIPNYRIEKRLGRGGMGDVYLAFESRLQRPVALKVLRAGINWQHAAQQRFRQEAIAAAKLHHPNIAPVFEADSHQGILYYTMEYCPAGSLMNRVANGGKLAPREATEWIVQACKGVAAAHAAGLIHRDLKPDNVLIGSDGAPKVADFGLVRQLQTDRPLTVEHSLLGSPGYLAPEQASGQAHQAGPPADVYGMGATLYRLVCGRAPFEGTDLLQVLRDVAAIDPIPPRRLAAEIPEELQTILLKALEKSPQARYPRIEAFADDLQRFLDNRPILARPIGPIGRTIKWTRRNPLAAFWLGVSVVTLLVATVVSLRFAWIANEQAALASERALREEQERIAAVTAKQAAEIAQLAEEKQRKAAEQAAESAQQAQIAEKLQRKAAEQARDRLRETLDATLNLDSLINLVKQPELTPEQQQFLGRMLTYYREVAGDQNNDPDVQLRIAEAGLKVGYLESLLGRYRESEIAFTDAISRLEALLPSAVDPTTYRVLLITGYRQRSLIRANQSPKLARLDQQAALGHIAPLGMQPQLSEAFAAVIVDLLTIVAEQHLLDREYDECQQRLRQIEQLIRQQSKTNPNSPNLIIYQAIANSLEGLLLSITKDFQSSQKKHLQAIALLEELSVTDPTDPPIRAALGDSLFQFALSLQQHNRHQEAIDRFSASIRIYQELLRENPLMVDYRYSLANNYIERVTSHLDRGDLQSLQNDLRQARTLVDELRKQSPNRLEYQRLSLRVDAEQWLLRPQVTENSTFMAIDRFWRDHIDPLLAPKASDADQRWQEARAAAQLAIRLREQGKYAQAIEQFTKALKALDESSEKGRNYERGCLYYERGLARADAKQHAAAILDFTDALKVQLPLVANESAEISYRLAVAWSFNDRGLAYEAQQEDELAEQDYREAIRRFQAIVQQSPNADHFRGLGASLCNLGNLLRLDKPAESLEWYTQAVNALTRVYRQNAEDATAAQFLRNAYWGRARAYQAVGNYPAAIEAWDAAISLDTDDEWLTFRQQKAYCLLKLGQADAAIAEISAVSRRPDFWNWHYVEFAWIFSLASQSDPKSAPIRIERGLQLIRMALERGYTNLPNLRNHPDFAPLRAHPQFEAILTQTKAKPTKANNSKK, from the coding sequence ATGCGTTCCCATTCTGTGAGCAATTCGACTGGGGAAACTCCATTTGATGAGAGCGTGGTGGATACCAGTGCCGTGCAGCTCGAAGGGGCATGGCGCAATTTTTTCGCCATGCGTACCACGTCGCCAACCGACGAATCGGCACCCACTTCCCCGCCCATTGGTGAATCGGCCATTCCGGATTGGCGCGAGTATCTGCGTGGCAGCGGCGAAACCCGCCGTCAATGCGGAATTCGACTCGCATGCATCGATTTGGAACGCCGGTGGCAGCTCCGTCAGGATTGGTTAGTCGAACAATACTTCGCCAGCGAACGGGAATGGGCCACCGATCCCGAGGCGATCACACGGCTCATCCACGCCGAGGTTGCCGCGAAGCGAGCGCGGAATCTGCACTGCGAAGTCGCCGATTACGCAGCCCGATTTCCGCAGCTTCCAATCGATCAATTGCACGATGCGATCGAATCGACAGATGCGCCGCTGATCCCGAACTACCGCATTGAGAAGCGTTTGGGACGCGGCGGAATGGGCGATGTCTATCTCGCGTTTGAATCCCGACTGCAACGGCCGGTGGCGCTGAAAGTGTTGCGGGCCGGAATCAACTGGCAGCACGCGGCCCAGCAGCGATTCCGCCAGGAAGCCATTGCGGCAGCCAAACTGCATCACCCGAATATCGCCCCAGTCTTTGAGGCGGACAGCCATCAGGGAATACTCTATTACACGATGGAGTATTGCCCGGCGGGAAGTCTGATGAATCGGGTTGCCAACGGCGGGAAACTCGCACCGCGTGAAGCAACCGAATGGATTGTGCAGGCGTGCAAAGGTGTGGCGGCTGCGCATGCCGCCGGACTGATTCACCGAGATTTGAAGCCGGATAACGTCCTCATCGGCTCGGATGGAGCACCGAAAGTCGCCGACTTTGGACTGGTGCGACAACTGCAAACCGATCGTCCGCTCACCGTCGAGCATTCGCTGTTGGGTTCGCCCGGCTATCTGGCTCCGGAACAAGCCTCGGGCCAAGCGCATCAGGCCGGCCCGCCAGCGGATGTCTATGGCATGGGTGCGACCCTGTACCGATTGGTCTGCGGCCGCGCTCCGTTCGAGGGGACCGACCTGCTGCAAGTGCTGCGTGATGTGGCGGCGATCGACCCGATTCCGCCCCGCCGATTGGCCGCGGAAATCCCCGAAGAGTTGCAAACCATCCTGCTCAAAGCGTTGGAAAAATCACCGCAGGCACGTTACCCCCGCATCGAAGCATTCGCCGACGATTTGCAGCGATTTCTGGACAATCGCCCGATTCTCGCTCGTCCGATCGGCCCAATCGGTCGAACAATCAAATGGACGCGACGGAACCCGTTGGCAGCCTTCTGGTTAGGCGTTTCCGTTGTCACACTGCTCGTCGCCACGGTGGTTTCGCTGCGATTCGCGTGGATTGCGAATGAGCAAGCGGCTCTGGCGAGCGAGCGCGCGCTGCGGGAAGAACAGGAACGCATCGCCGCCGTCACCGCGAAACAAGCCGCCGAAATCGCCCAACTCGCGGAAGAAAAACAACGCAAAGCCGCCGAGCAAGCCGCCGAATCCGCCCAACAGGCACAAATCGCCGAGAAGCTCCAACGCAAAGCCGCCGAGCAAGCGCGCGATCGCCTTCGCGAGACATTGGACGCGACGCTGAATTTGGATTCGCTCATCAATCTCGTGAAACAACCAGAATTGACACCGGAACAGCAGCAATTTCTGGGCCGCATGCTGACGTATTACCGCGAGGTGGCCGGCGACCAAAACAATGATCCCGACGTGCAATTGCGCATTGCCGAAGCCGGGCTGAAAGTCGGCTATTTGGAATCGCTACTGGGGCGATATCGAGAATCCGAAATCGCGTTCACCGATGCGATTTCGCGGCTGGAAGCACTGCTCCCATCCGCAGTCGATCCGACCACCTACCGCGTGCTGCTGATCACTGGCTACCGACAACGCTCGCTGATCCGCGCGAATCAATCTCCGAAATTGGCCCGACTCGATCAGCAAGCGGCTCTTGGACATATCGCACCGCTCGGGATGCAACCCCAACTCTCCGAAGCATTTGCGGCGGTGATTGTGGATTTACTGACAATTGTCGCCGAGCAACACTTACTCGATCGGGAATATGACGAATGCCAACAACGCCTGCGACAGATTGAGCAACTCATCCGCCAACAATCCAAGACCAATCCAAATTCGCCCAATCTCATCATTTATCAGGCGATTGCAAACAGTCTCGAGGGGCTACTCCTCAGCATCACCAAGGACTTTCAATCCTCTCAGAAGAAGCATTTGCAAGCGATTGCATTGCTCGAAGAATTATCGGTAACCGATCCGACCGATCCGCCAATCCGGGCCGCGCTGGGTGATTCGCTGTTCCAGTTTGCCTTGTCGCTTCAGCAGCACAATCGCCATCAAGAAGCGATTGATCGATTTTCCGCGAGTATTCGCATCTATCAGGAATTGCTGCGAGAAAATCCACTCATGGTCGATTATCGGTATTCGCTTGCAAACAACTACATCGAACGAGTCACCTCGCATCTCGATCGTGGCGATCTCCAATCGCTGCAAAACGATCTTCGACAAGCACGAACATTGGTCGATGAGTTGCGTAAACAGTCTCCCAATCGTCTGGAATATCAACGGCTATCGCTCCGTGTGGATGCCGAACAATGGCTCTTGAGACCGCAAGTAACTGAGAATTCAACCTTTATGGCAATCGATCGCTTTTGGCGCGACCATATCGATCCCCTGCTCGCCCCCAAAGCCAGCGATGCCGATCAACGCTGGCAAGAGGCACGGGCCGCGGCTCAACTGGCGATTCGACTTCGCGAGCAAGGCAAATACGCCCAAGCGATTGAACAGTTTACCAAAGCCTTGAAGGCACTCGACGAATCCTCCGAGAAAGGTCGCAATTATGAACGTGGGTGTCTTTACTATGAACGCGGGCTGGCACGTGCAGATGCCAAGCAACACGCCGCCGCCATTCTCGATTTCACCGATGCGTTGAAGGTTCAATTGCCGCTTGTGGCCAATGAATCGGCCGAGATCAGCTATCGGCTGGCGGTTGCGTGGTCATTCAATGATCGCGGATTGGCCTATGAAGCCCAGCAAGAAGACGAACTGGCCGAACAAGATTACCGGGAAGCAATTCGCCGATTTCAAGCGATTGTCCAGCAATCCCCCAACGCGGATCATTTTCGGGGATTGGGTGCGAGTTTGTGTAACTTGGGGAATTTGCTGCGACTCGACAAGCCAGCGGAATCACTGGAGTGGTACACCCAGGCCGTGAATGCGTTGACACGGGTTTATCGGCAGAATGCCGAGGATGCCACAGCCGCTCAGTTTTTGCGGAATGCGTATTGGGGCCGGGCGCGGGCGTATCAGGCCGTTGGGAATTATCCGGCGGCCATCGAGGCTTGGGATGCGGCGATTTCGCTCGATACCGATGATGAGTGGCTGACCTTCCGACAGCAAAAAGCCTATTGTCTGTTGAAATTGGGGCAAGCGGATGCGGCCATCGCGGAGATTTCGGCGGTCTCGCGGCGACCGGACTTCTGGAACTGGCACTACGTCGAATTTGCCTGGATTTTCAGCTTGGCCAGCCAATCGGATCCAAAATCGGCCCCCATCCGCATCGAGCGCGGACTGCAACTGATTCGGATGGCATTGGAACGCGGCTACACCAATCTGCCCAACCTTCGCAATCATCCCGATTTCGCCCCCTTACGGGCTCATCCGCAATTTGAAGCAATTCTGACACAAACCAAAGCGAAACCGACGAAAGCCAACAACTCAAAAAAATAA
- a CDS encoding RNA polymerase sigma factor: MTAPKSNQPMPSPPISTSCSDVVEGLLAGDRVALSEVYRRFVDQLVQRADRRIPDAYRAKITAESVVQSVMQDFLELPDQKRLTIESYQIDSWAQLYGLLARMTVNKCLNRIRSLAAVSNQPNAASGTSTGEALMQLASVGPTAEDEIAYAELVKQLLDSFSPMELDVLQLRMAGRTIREIAAELALTETTVESTITRLRRRTKRLISEHESE; this comes from the coding sequence ATGACCGCCCCGAAATCCAATCAACCCATGCCCTCGCCTCCCATCTCGACAAGCTGCTCGGATGTGGTGGAAGGTTTGCTGGCCGGCGATCGAGTGGCGTTGAGCGAAGTCTATCGGCGCTTCGTCGATCAACTGGTGCAACGTGCGGATCGACGCATTCCCGATGCCTACCGCGCCAAAATCACCGCCGAAAGCGTGGTGCAATCGGTGATGCAGGACTTCTTGGAATTGCCGGACCAAAAACGGCTGACCATCGAAAGTTACCAAATCGACAGTTGGGCGCAACTGTACGGGCTGCTGGCTCGGATGACCGTCAATAAGTGCCTCAATCGCATTCGCTCGCTTGCAGCCGTAAGCAACCAGCCGAACGCCGCCAGTGGCACCTCAACCGGCGAGGCATTGATGCAACTGGCCTCCGTCGGCCCGACCGCCGAAGACGAAATCGCGTATGCCGAATTGGTCAAACAACTGCTGGATTCCTTCTCGCCGATGGAATTGGACGTTCTGCAACTGCGAATGGCGGGCCGAACGATCCGAGAAATCGCCGCGGAACTGGCACTCACCGAGACTACCGTCGAATCGACGATTACCCGATTGCGACGCCGTACCAAACGGCTGATTTCCGAACACGAAAGCGAATAA
- a CDS encoding BBP7 family outer membrane beta-barrel protein, with translation MRCTWLSGLLAGFLGTSPVWAEAPLSPLEGLLIPVSASSPNPATVPLGELPDRLPDFTPPRPVPSAPVPPRTDDSLPKVDLPPLIAPPNRASTPAAPAGPPTSRLPGGIGDYNPSYSYLPDYIPPSPRRTVQCACDATGRIWVDLSYFYGTTKADDLPGLIGTGDAVQRSGLLSSIVGQELGSNDFRSGFQLHGGMWLNQCETVGLEGALILMEGDRTDETFASAGGPDLRLPFVIPGTQGWGNWLFAGDDRYAGTLTLQREIDLIGAEANYRQNLICGKPLRLDFLAGYRYFRVGESLTLMGQRVSLGDQPDLPSGSAASFLDRFTTRNNFHGGQIGLNSVFAWRDFRFDVTGKIAFGVNHDLLTVNGEREILTPTGGLVKLPGGIYSASNSLGSSHGIDFAVLPEINCKFGYQITDHIQAYLGYNFLYLNNIKRPGAQIELASIPPTLGTDSGIYPPQNAHRDVTQDFWLQGITLGMEFRY, from the coding sequence ATGAGATGCACCTGGTTATCGGGATTACTGGCGGGGTTTCTGGGCACCAGTCCGGTTTGGGCGGAGGCTCCACTTTCTCCGTTGGAAGGATTGTTGATCCCCGTGTCGGCCTCATCGCCGAATCCGGCCACCGTTCCGTTGGGCGAACTCCCGGATCGGTTGCCGGACTTCACCCCGCCGCGCCCCGTGCCAAGTGCCCCGGTTCCGCCGCGGACCGACGACTCGCTGCCGAAAGTCGATCTCCCACCGCTGATCGCTCCGCCCAATCGTGCGAGCACTCCCGCTGCGCCCGCGGGACCCCCCACATCCCGATTGCCCGGTGGCATCGGCGATTACAACCCGAGCTACTCGTATCTGCCTGATTACATCCCCCCTTCCCCCCGGCGTACCGTGCAGTGCGCATGTGACGCCACGGGAAGGATTTGGGTCGATCTGAGCTACTTCTACGGCACCACCAAGGCGGACGACCTGCCGGGATTGATCGGCACGGGTGACGCAGTCCAACGATCGGGATTGTTGTCGTCGATCGTCGGTCAGGAACTCGGATCCAACGACTTTCGTTCCGGCTTCCAATTGCATGGTGGCATGTGGTTGAACCAATGCGAAACGGTTGGCCTGGAAGGTGCGTTGATTCTGATGGAAGGCGACCGCACGGATGAAACCTTTGCATCCGCAGGCGGACCAGACTTGCGGCTGCCGTTCGTGATTCCCGGCACGCAGGGGTGGGGCAACTGGCTGTTTGCTGGCGATGATCGCTATGCGGGCACGCTGACCCTGCAGCGTGAAATTGACCTGATCGGAGCCGAAGCCAACTATCGCCAGAACCTCATTTGTGGCAAGCCGTTACGGCTCGATTTCCTCGCGGGCTATCGCTACTTCCGCGTTGGTGAATCGCTGACGCTCATGGGCCAGCGGGTGTCGTTGGGCGATCAACCCGACTTGCCGAGTGGCTCGGCGGCGTCGTTCCTGGATCGTTTCACCACACGGAATAATTTCCACGGCGGTCAGATCGGTCTGAATAGCGTCTTTGCCTGGCGGGACTTCCGATTCGATGTCACCGGAAAAATCGCCTTCGGGGTGAATCACGACCTGCTGACCGTCAACGGTGAGCGCGAGATTCTCACCCCCACCGGCGGACTGGTGAAACTGCCCGGCGGCATCTACTCCGCGTCGAATTCGCTGGGGAGCAGTCACGGCATCGACTTCGCGGTGCTGCCGGAAATCAATTGCAAGTTTGGCTATCAGATTACTGACCATATTCAGGCATACTTGGGCTATAACTTCTTGTACCTGAACAACATCAAGCGACCGGGTGCCCAGATCGAGCTGGCCTCGATTCCGCCGACGCTCGGCACCGATAGCGGCATTTACCCCCCGCAAAACGCCCACCGCGATGTCACGCAAGACTTCTGGCTGCAAGGCATCACCCTGGGCATGGAATTCCGCTACTGA
- a CDS encoding DUF1571 domain-containing protein: protein MTRAVIAIPLVLSLVAICLSSPPQRKYRPSNRPTQPLVKATADQVTQDAELAQTDPVAFLERCIATCQAEVRGYRCTLEKRERIGRTLKPRERLRVAFQERPFSVLMRWEEGGGMASASLYVDGERKNQLLVMPAGVFLSRLGPLTKSLSSPDVVSTSRYSIPEFGIERGMQRTLSAFRRAKDAGTLNVYYEGIRPVPEAGNRLCHVLRREVNPPEEQGLTRVITYIDVATRLQVSSRLTAGNDLVGEYHFRDIELNPVFAPNQFTPEALKRP from the coding sequence ATGACGCGTGCCGTGATTGCAATTCCCCTGGTCCTTTCGTTGGTAGCGATCTGTTTGAGTTCGCCGCCGCAGCGGAAGTACCGCCCCAGCAACCGCCCCACGCAGCCGCTGGTCAAAGCGACTGCCGATCAGGTGACCCAAGACGCCGAGCTGGCGCAGACCGATCCAGTCGCGTTTCTGGAGCGGTGTATCGCCACCTGCCAGGCGGAAGTGCGGGGCTACCGCTGCACGCTGGAAAAACGCGAACGCATTGGCCGCACGCTCAAGCCGCGCGAACGACTGCGCGTCGCGTTCCAAGAGCGACCCTTCAGCGTGTTGATGCGCTGGGAAGAAGGCGGCGGCATGGCGTCGGCGAGTCTCTACGTCGACGGGGAGCGCAAGAATCAACTGCTGGTTATGCCCGCTGGCGTGTTTTTGTCCCGATTGGGGCCGTTGACCAAATCGCTCTCCAGCCCGGATGTGGTCAGCACGTCGCGCTATTCGATCCCCGAATTCGGTATCGAACGCGGCATGCAACGCACGCTATCGGCATTCCGCCGGGCAAAAGATGCGGGGACGCTGAATGTCTATTATGAGGGCATCCGTCCGGTACCAGAGGCAGGCAATCGACTCTGTCATGTGCTGCGCCGCGAGGTCAATCCGCCTGAAGAACAGGGGCTGACTCGGGTGATTACCTACATTGACGTGGCCACTCGGCTGCAGGTGAGTTCCCGACTGACGGCGGGCAACGATCTGGTGGGGGAGTATCACTTTCGTGACATCGAATTGAACCCCGTGTTCGCCCCCAACCAGTTCACACCCGAGGCGTTAAAGCGGCCCTGA
- a CDS encoding sugar phosphate isomerase/epimerase family protein: protein MPIEPLAIGVCSWSLQVHSIPELKGFMDRLGISVVQIACGDPHHAAWDEGDSMPQAALAAGFQMSGAMLGFPGEDYTTPATIQQTGGFGDPATRPERIERLKWALARTKALGLSDLMLHAGFIPEVGAPERHAFLDTLATVARLASDAGVTIAFETGQESSALLRRTLDDLKAPNLKVNFDPANMLLYDKDDPLKAVELLAPDIRSVHLKDANRPTTPGEWGSEVPLGQGQTNTRAFVKALQKIGYTGPLCIEREVGDQNQRFADIAHGIAFLKECLASN, encoded by the coding sequence ATGCCGATAGAACCGCTGGCGATTGGGGTTTGTTCCTGGTCGTTGCAAGTGCATTCGATTCCGGAACTCAAAGGCTTCATGGATCGCCTGGGAATTTCCGTGGTGCAAATTGCGTGTGGCGATCCGCACCATGCCGCCTGGGATGAAGGCGATTCCATGCCGCAAGCCGCGCTCGCTGCCGGCTTTCAGATGTCCGGCGCGATGCTCGGATTCCCCGGCGAAGATTATACCACCCCGGCCACGATCCAACAAACCGGCGGTTTCGGCGACCCGGCCACCCGTCCCGAACGCATCGAACGGCTGAAGTGGGCACTCGCCCGGACCAAAGCGCTGGGCCTGTCGGATCTCATGCTGCATGCGGGATTTATTCCCGAAGTCGGTGCTCCGGAACGACATGCGTTTTTGGATACACTCGCAACCGTCGCCCGGCTGGCCAGCGATGCCGGCGTGACCATCGCATTCGAGACCGGCCAAGAATCCAGCGCTCTTCTCCGACGCACGCTTGACGATCTGAAAGCGCCAAATTTGAAGGTGAATTTTGATCCAGCGAATATGCTGTTGTACGACAAAGATGATCCGCTCAAGGCCGTGGAATTGCTCGCACCGGATATCCGCAGCGTGCATCTGAAAGACGCCAACCGACCGACTACCCCCGGCGAGTGGGGCAGCGAAGTTCCCTTGGGCCAGGGACAAACCAATACCCGCGCATTCGTCAAGGCGTTGCAGAAAATCGGCTACACCGGTCCGCTCTGCATCGAACGCGAAGTCGGCGACCAGAACCAACGCTTTGCCGACATCGCCCACGGCATCGCATTCTTGAAGGAATGTCTGGCGAGCAATTGA
- a CDS encoding ATP-dependent Clp protease adaptor ClpS produces the protein MSASSSQPGTTTKPDLDIQPRLLPPFHVILENDEFHSMEFVIDTLRKVLGVSIERAYQLMMTAHESGQAIIWTGPKEVAELKYEQVIGFHEKRSDGRDLGPLGCRIEPAV, from the coding sequence ATGAGCGCATCTTCCTCCCAGCCCGGCACGACCACCAAGCCAGATCTGGACATTCAGCCGCGTCTACTGCCGCCATTCCATGTCATCCTGGAAAATGACGAGTTCCATTCGATGGAATTCGTGATCGATACGCTGCGGAAAGTGCTGGGCGTTTCCATCGAGCGGGCATATCAGTTGATGATGACCGCGCACGAAAGCGGGCAGGCCATTATTTGGACCGGCCCGAAAGAAGTCGCGGAATTGAAATACGAGCAGGTCATTGGCTTCCATGAAAAGCGGTCCGATGGCCGTGACTTGGGGCCGCTGGGCTGCCGCATCGAACCCGCCGTTTGA